The genomic region aaattgacaaaaaaaaaagagagagagaatttttgcctggcgcccccccccccccctcctcaccatatatacagttctgtacaCATAAGACTCAGTCCTCTTGTCCTTGTAACCTGCAAGTCACCGACTTCACCCACAACGTCACGAATAACTTAGGACCCCCCAACATTACATTTCATCTGTCTCTGTctatgatacattgtaacagcacaaCGCTGCATGTGACAAGCCAAGAACAGAACAAGAAGTTCATCAAGGGGGGAAAAAGTGCATCTGAAGAAAAGTTCATAATGTGTCTCCACATGGATTATATCCTGAATTTGCCTGGTGGAACTATAGACAACGCATTGGACACGGTGGTGGACCCTTGGTTGTTCCTCAGTCCTGGAGCTTGTCCTCCACAGTCTTACTATCTATGGTCCTCAGACAGTTCCAGAAGAGTTGGCTTCATTGCTTCTCTGTGGCATTGTTGACTACAGAACCGTAAAGTCCGTTGGAGTAAACCTGGTCTTTGTGGACATTGGCCCTGTCCCTCATGAGGTCACTGAATGCATAGTCCATGGGTGGACGAAACCCTAGTGTGGGCATGAACCCTGCTGTAGAATATGGGGCCATGAAGGCGAGTCCCCTGCTGTGTGCAGAATATGCCAACCTTAAAGGGTTGAGTCCTAAGTGTCCACCCAACTGGTAGGTGTTGGTTTCTGTGCCGAAGTGAGTAGCATTGGGCTGAAGAGGAGAAAAGGCAGACCTGCTTCCTAGTGTCCCAATGGCAGGGGTGATGGCCCCAGCTATGAGAGGTCTATGAGTGGTGGACACTGATGGTTGGATACTCTGCAGGGCGGCCTCTCTAGACCAGGTCTCGTCACCCTTCTCCTGACCTCTGTTGTTCAATATCTGCTCAATGGCTTGGACCACATCTCCACCACATCCTTGTAGAACGAGCTCCAAAACGCTCCTCTTCTGGGTGGGGAACACCCTGGTCAAGATGTCTATGGGGGTCCTCTGTCTGGCTGAAGAAGAAGAACTTGGGTCCTGCTCATCTTTCTCTACATCAGATCCAGAGTCAGACCCCAGTGGACTGATGGAGCTTGGGCTTTCCTCACCTTCTTTCATGACTTTGGACATGGGGGAGCTGAGAAAGGATTCCCCATCCCCATTTTCAGAACCAGAGCCTTGTCTCACATCTGGGGATGAGGTACCCTGGGCACTTCCAGTCACCGATTCACTGTCCGGGGTCACTGCCTTTGCACCAGGGGTCAGTTGCTGTGGGGTGATAGACCTGGGAATGAGGGTCTTCGGGAACAGGTCAAACTTCTGGATCTTTGCTTCTGAAAGGAGAACGAAAGTAACATATTAATGAGAGAGGTCTATCAATGAGGTCACAAGTATAAGAATGAAAGTTATCACTGATACCAAATAATGAGGGGCAAAACTACCTAAAGATTAattaaaattatattattattattattattaaagtataATATCTAGAGTGTAGAGGAACTAGAGGTCCCAAACTATCAGAATAGATATGAGATCGGTAGTAGGATGCATAGATAgagaatagataggagatatataattGGATAGATATTatggataatagatagatgttgttagtagcagcaggactgtgattatgAGATCGGTAGTAGGATGCATAGATAGAGAATGCATAGGAGATATATTGATGGACAGATAagagaaatagatagatgatacatagatagataatagatagatagatagatagatagatagatgcaacaattaaaataaaagtaacacaGCTATAGGAATTGTGAGTGTTATCCCAGGAAATGATCCAAAAGGCTcaatcataataaaacaaaatgtaggCACTCCAACGTCAGAAAAGTTAAAATGTGTAGGTTTATTTACTCATATTGCTCATAGAGAttgataaattatatatatatatgatgcagATTCGTAGATACATATATGGGGATATGTAAAAATACATGGGGATCCATAGATATATATGTCAGATATATTGATAGAGTTAAATATTTTGTAGCAGAATGTGTAACATGTGAAATAATagataaataaaagataaaatataaatagatagatatgagagatagatagatgatagatagatatgagagagagatagatagatagatagatagatagatagatagatagatagatagatagatagatagatagatagatatgagatacatagattaAAGATATGAGTTATTTATAATGCTGATGTCCAATATTACTGATATTGTTTGGCTGATTTGGACTATTGGTTGATCTTTCCTCAAATTAACACCAAATAATTTACAAATTTCACAAATTTCTCATTCCATGCCTAGGACTTTATGGATTGCATCATAGAGATTATATAGAATATTTACTAAGCAGTTTGGGAGCTTCTGTTCATACTGAAAGTGAATTTTCTCCTTCCTGTTATAAGCTGGAATTTGGTGTTGAGTATTTATTTCCCATCTGGAAATATCTTTTATATCACAGGGAAACACATGAAACTCCATGTACATTATAGCACAATATATTCTACAATGTGGCTGAGGTTGAGCAAAATATTAGGGGATTATTTTCAGTAAATTGATATTTAATGTTACACATATCCAAAAAATTCTAACCCCCATATACtctatgctaaaaaaaaaattaggttgaAGAGAATTTTCCTCCAATCTATAGAAATCCACAGACAGAACCTCGGAATAGCAGTGATCAATGAcgatctcagctctgctacatctgaaatTTTAATACCAGATTCCACACAAACTCAGTTTCATTTTATTTCTGACACTAAATTGTAAGGATATATTTCTATTTGTGCTATTATTTACCACAAATTATtagaatataatttttattatattagtTTCTATGATGTCAGTTCAGTTAGAGGATATTgtaaatatttgttatttatttattaattaaatttcaatttaatttttaaatttctgGCTAATTATTCGGTACAGTGTCTATTCATTAGCAGGATATTACACATTTATCACATATGGGGGGGGTTATTGGTTAATTTATATCAGATCTCTACATCCTGACTATTTTAAGGAGATAATATCAGATAATTTGATACTAGAGTGATATGAGAtttgtatgataacattatactAGTTTGGTATAAGATTATATTAGTCACTTTTGGACTATTTGATATGAGATAATATCAGAAAACTTTATACTAGTTTGATATGAGATAATTGTATATAATTT from Engystomops pustulosus chromosome 10, aEngPut4.maternal, whole genome shotgun sequence harbors:
- the DMRTA2 gene encoding doublesex- and mab-3-related transcription factor A2 isoform X1, translating into MEISGAPSGSQVPQTATSTSIPVTVAGTLLRGPQLLLRATEKYPRTPKCARCRNHGVVSALKGHKRYCRWKDCMCAKCTLIAERQRVMAAQVALRRQQAQEENEARELQLLYGTAEGLALAAANGIIPPRPAYEVFGSVCPESSSEAKIQKFDLFPKTLIPRSITPQQLTPGAKAVTPDSESVTGSAQGTSSPDVRQGSGSENGDGESFLSSPMSKVMKEGEESPSSISPLGSDSGSDVEKDEQDPSSSSSARQRTPIDILTRVFPTQKRSVLELVLQGCGGDVVQAIEQILNNRGQEKGDETWSREAALQSIQPSVSTTHRPLIAGAITPAIGTLGSRSAFSPLQPNATHFGTETNTYQLGGHLGLNPLRLAYSAHSRGLAFMAPYSTAGFMPTLGFRPPMDYAFSDLMRDRANVHKDQVYSNGLYGSVVNNATEKQ
- the DMRTA2 gene encoding doublesex- and mab-3-related transcription factor A2 isoform X2; this encodes MSEGHLGLGICCLELGLGLCLLQMKVFLVQLQLVQPGLRAGAWEGGLGSSLTPGNLITTIILSTQAEAKIQKFDLFPKTLIPRSITPQQLTPGAKAVTPDSESVTGSAQGTSSPDVRQGSGSENGDGESFLSSPMSKVMKEGEESPSSISPLGSDSGSDVEKDEQDPSSSSSARQRTPIDILTRVFPTQKRSVLELVLQGCGGDVVQAIEQILNNRGQEKGDETWSREAALQSIQPSVSTTHRPLIAGAITPAIGTLGSRSAFSPLQPNATHFGTETNTYQLGGHLGLNPLRLAYSAHSRGLAFMAPYSTAGFMPTLGFRPPMDYAFSDLMRDRANVHKDQVYSNGLYGSVVNNATEKQ